The following proteins are co-located in the Thermus thermophilus HB8 genome:
- a CDS encoding AMP-binding protein, which translates to MEPVWYPDARAQETWLGRFMAELGFQDYEAFHRYSVEEAEAFYHAFFTRLGVPWRAPYTRVVEGHFPFPRFFVGGRLNLVEACLRHDPTRPALVHETEDGHVRSLTYGEARREVERLAGGLRALGVGRGDRVGLWLPMGLEAALALLAVAHLGGIAVPIFSGYGAEAAALRLKDAEAKLLIVQDGFLRRGRRVELLPEARKARAMAGTEKVAVVRRLGLPLEEEADLAALAGPLSPPEEMESMDPFMLIYTSGTTGRPKGTVHYHAGFPLKAALDLALLFDLREEDRLFWFTDLGWMMGPWAILGGLILGATVFLYDGAPDHPGPDRLWRMVAAHRLTHLGLSPTLVRALIPFGEAPVEAHDLSSLRVLGSTGEPWNLEPYLWFFRVVGKERLPIVNYSGGTEVSGGILGNVLVRPIKPMGFNTAVPGMKAAVLDEEGRPVVGKVGELAVLAPWPGMTKGFWRDEARYLETYFQKVPGVWVHGDFALLDEEGHFFLLGRSDDTLKVAGKRVGPAEVETAAMAHPALRECAAIGVPHPVKGEAIVLFAVLKPGFAPSEALAEEVAERVAEALGKPLRPERVLFVPDLPKTRNAKVMRRVVRAAFLGQDPGDLSALENPEAVAAIKRTREG; encoded by the coding sequence ATGGAACCGGTCTGGTACCCCGACGCGCGCGCCCAAGAAACCTGGCTTGGCCGCTTCATGGCCGAGCTCGGCTTCCAGGACTACGAGGCCTTCCACCGCTACAGCGTGGAGGAGGCCGAGGCCTTCTACCACGCCTTCTTCACCCGGCTCGGCGTGCCCTGGCGGGCCCCGTACACCCGGGTGGTGGAAGGCCACTTCCCCTTCCCCCGCTTCTTCGTGGGGGGAAGGCTCAACCTGGTGGAGGCCTGCCTGCGCCACGACCCCACCCGGCCCGCCCTCGTCCACGAGACGGAGGACGGCCACGTCCGGAGCCTCACCTACGGGGAGGCCCGCCGGGAGGTGGAAAGGCTCGCAGGGGGCCTCCGGGCCCTCGGGGTGGGGCGGGGAGACCGGGTGGGGCTATGGCTTCCCATGGGCCTCGAGGCGGCCTTGGCCCTCCTCGCCGTGGCCCACCTCGGGGGGATCGCCGTCCCCATCTTCTCGGGCTACGGGGCGGAGGCCGCCGCCCTCCGCCTCAAGGACGCCGAGGCCAAGCTCCTCATCGTCCAAGACGGCTTCCTTCGCCGGGGACGCCGGGTGGAGCTCCTCCCCGAGGCCCGGAAGGCCAGGGCCATGGCGGGGACGGAAAAGGTGGCCGTGGTCCGCCGCCTCGGCCTCCCCCTGGAGGAGGAGGCGGACCTCGCCGCCCTCGCCGGCCCCCTCTCGCCGCCGGAGGAGATGGAGAGCATGGACCCCTTCATGCTCATCTACACCTCCGGGACCACGGGCCGCCCCAAGGGCACGGTCCACTACCACGCGGGCTTTCCCTTGAAGGCCGCCCTGGACCTCGCCCTCCTCTTTGACCTGAGGGAGGAGGACCGCCTCTTCTGGTTCACCGACCTCGGCTGGATGATGGGGCCCTGGGCCATCCTGGGAGGCCTCATCCTCGGGGCCACCGTCTTCCTCTACGACGGGGCGCCGGACCATCCGGGCCCGGACCGCCTCTGGCGCATGGTGGCGGCCCACCGCCTCACCCACTTAGGCCTCTCCCCCACCCTGGTGCGGGCCCTCATCCCCTTTGGGGAAGCCCCCGTGGAGGCCCACGACCTCTCCTCCCTCCGGGTCCTCGGCTCCACGGGAGAGCCCTGGAACCTCGAGCCCTACCTCTGGTTCTTCCGGGTGGTGGGCAAGGAGCGGCTTCCCATCGTGAACTACTCGGGGGGCACCGAGGTCTCGGGGGGCATCCTGGGGAACGTCCTGGTGAGGCCCATCAAGCCCATGGGGTTCAACACCGCCGTGCCCGGCATGAAGGCCGCCGTCTTGGACGAGGAGGGGAGGCCCGTGGTGGGCAAGGTGGGGGAGCTCGCCGTCCTCGCCCCCTGGCCCGGGATGACCAAGGGCTTCTGGCGGGACGAGGCCCGGTACCTGGAGACCTACTTCCAGAAGGTGCCCGGGGTCTGGGTCCACGGGGACTTCGCCCTCCTGGACGAGGAGGGGCACTTCTTCCTCCTCGGCCGCTCCGACGACACCCTGAAGGTGGCGGGAAAGCGGGTGGGCCCCGCCGAGGTGGAGACGGCGGCCATGGCCCATCCCGCCCTGCGGGAGTGCGCCGCCATCGGTGTGCCCCACCCGGTGAAGGGGGAGGCCATCGTCCTCTTCGCCGTGCTGAAGCCGGGCTTCGCCCCCTCGGAGGCCCTGGCCGAGGAGGTGGCGGAGCGGGTGGCCGAGGCCTTGGGGAAGCCCCTCAGGCCGGAGCGGGTCCTCTTCGTCCCCGACCTGCCCAAGACGCGCAACGCCAAGGTGATGCGCCGGGTGGTGCGGGCCGCCTTCCTGGGCCAGGACCCCGGGGACCTCTCCGCCTTGGAGAACCCGGAGGCGGTGGCGGCCATCAAGCGGACCCGGGAGGGTTAA
- the murJ gene encoding murein biosynthesis integral membrane protein MurJ: MLRAVLLVMGGTLASRVLGLVRQAVFNALYPDALKDAFNVAYRVPNLLRELLAEGAVQNALIPLLKSLPPEEAQAFARRFAAFLFGVNLLVLGLGYLLAPWVAGLLVAEESHLRAPEAFQEVVYLTRLLLPFLLGISMAALFSALLQAEERFLPYALGPVAFNLVAILLMALYPGDPTALGLSVSLGGLIQALVQLPFLRGFRLEWRWHPAFLPALLRMGPFAFTTSLRQFLNLVLTNILTRYPPAAVTGFYNAEVVFQMVLGLFATSPAIALFPRMSTLRGEDLGRFLRGPFERLALVLALLGGLLTGLAPFVVVLLFGLFGPLTPENRAYSAEVLAALGLAVLPWGVNTLFLRGLYALGRVREAVTASALVFLLNTLGYWLLRDAGLFLLNLSTALAGWVGLFLYLALLRREGVGVGYAPGYLLRVLPAGLLAALPGLGLENAFPASGPKEALLPLLLGGAGGVALFLFAGALLGLPVKGLWSGGRGPFNPPGSA; this comes from the coding sequence ATGCTTAGGGCGGTCCTCCTGGTCATGGGGGGGACCCTGGCCTCGAGGGTCCTGGGCCTCGTCCGCCAGGCGGTCTTCAACGCCCTCTACCCCGACGCCCTCAAGGACGCCTTCAACGTGGCCTACCGGGTGCCGAACCTCCTCAGGGAGCTCCTGGCGGAAGGGGCGGTGCAGAACGCCCTCATCCCCCTTCTTAAGAGCCTCCCTCCTGAAGAGGCCCAGGCCTTCGCCCGCCGCTTCGCCGCCTTCCTCTTCGGGGTGAACCTCCTTGTCCTGGGCCTGGGCTACCTCCTCGCTCCCTGGGTGGCGGGGCTTTTGGTGGCGGAGGAAAGCCACCTAAGGGCCCCTGAGGCTTTCCAGGAGGTGGTCTACCTCACCCGGCTCCTCCTCCCCTTCCTCCTCGGCATCTCCATGGCGGCCCTCTTCTCCGCCCTCCTCCAGGCGGAGGAGCGCTTTCTGCCCTACGCCCTCGGGCCCGTTGCCTTCAACCTGGTGGCCATCCTCCTCATGGCCCTCTATCCTGGGGACCCCACGGCTTTGGGCCTCTCCGTGAGCCTTGGGGGACTTATCCAGGCTTTGGTGCAGCTTCCCTTCCTCCGGGGCTTCCGCCTGGAGTGGCGCTGGCACCCCGCCTTCCTCCCCGCCCTCCTCCGCATGGGGCCCTTCGCCTTCACCACCTCCCTCCGGCAGTTTTTGAACCTGGTCCTCACCAACATCCTCACCCGCTACCCCCCTGCGGCGGTCACGGGGTTCTACAACGCCGAGGTGGTCTTCCAGATGGTCCTGGGCCTCTTCGCCACGAGCCCCGCCATCGCCCTCTTTCCCCGTATGAGTACCCTAAGGGGGGAGGACCTAGGGCGCTTTCTCCGGGGCCCCTTTGAGCGCCTGGCCCTGGTCTTGGCCCTTCTCGGCGGCCTCCTCACGGGCCTCGCCCCCTTCGTGGTGGTCCTCCTCTTCGGCCTCTTCGGCCCCCTCACCCCGGAGAACCGGGCCTACAGCGCCGAGGTGCTCGCCGCCTTGGGGCTCGCCGTCCTCCCCTGGGGGGTGAACACCCTCTTCCTCCGCGGGCTTTACGCCCTCGGCCGGGTGCGGGAGGCGGTCACGGCCAGCGCCCTCGTCTTCCTCCTGAACACCCTGGGCTACTGGCTTTTGCGGGACGCCGGGCTTTTCCTCCTCAACCTCTCCACGGCCCTGGCGGGCTGGGTGGGGCTTTTCCTCTACCTGGCCCTTCTGCGGCGGGAGGGGGTTGGGGTGGGGTACGCCCCTGGATACCTTCTCCGCGTCCTCCCGGCGGGGCTTTTGGCGGCGCTCCCCGGGTTGGGCCTCGAGAACGCCTTCCCCGCCTCCGGGCCCAAGGAGGCGCTGCTTCCCCTCCTCCTGGGCGGGGCCGGGGGGGTGGCCCTCTTCCTCTTCGCCGGGGCTTTGCTGGGCCTACCCGTAAAGGGGCTTTGGAGCGGCGGGCGGGGGCCCTTTAACCCTCCCGGGTCCGCTTGA
- a CDS encoding AAA family ATPase — translation MRPLRLELEGFGPYRERQAVDFSDVELFAITGPTGSGKSTLLDAIAFALYGQVPRVGRQVGTLKHPAAAKAWVSLTFRVGERVYRVERSRSEKRGDARVYLLEGGERLLDLPTLEAVNRALADLVGLDYEAFTRALLLPQGEFDRFLKGEPKERRQLLLELFELSRLERARQKAAERRGLLLEEKGRLEGELNGLSAATPEALEELERALAASRAEAARLEEEARGVRKALAEAEALLEDLRRRQALAARLEALKARAEEMARVEERLSRAEEAERALPLWRDYQKKRAALQATEKALEEAEGRLRALEARREALGFSPEALERAQAAYAEAQDLKAFEALLARAPAGKAPASGPDPATAQARLEEVLKALEALGAELLRLRAWAEAWEALRAKEAALAEVGEALARLEAEGKEAREARDALALRLKEAEAHALSQALKALEAERKALEKAQEDLDRRREALLREERRLGLLAYHDLLEPGKPCPLCGGVVHALPPLPEVPDLAGARRALEEEAQALARRLARLEAEAGDLAARLRALEVEPRPGDPEALKGALEAAEARLQDLRDRYQALRGEARALEREVAALRAREAEARGGASREDLASRLEAAEARRLALEEEAGRLAAGLRRHLEAKTGGLGVGPYLRRLKEEVERLKGLAAEDARLREEAGALRAELSALRARKEEQAKALAEAEAATRGLMPEAEAQGLALSPGEREALRAELEAFRKDLAEAEAAWRSLPPLSGPAPTLEEAQGRVEALRKALAELEGRLEEKRKEEGALEDRVERLRKDLARRREVEGALARLVAELALWEKLALDLQAHNFPAYLLGLKQRSLVERASELLYTLSGGRYRFAAQGDEYLVVDLWAEATARQVRTLSGGESFLASLALALALSEELSRGKLEALFLDEGFGTLDPEALELVAGILESLPTRGRLVGVVTHVEALAERFPARLRVRKHPWGSRVEWA, via the coding sequence GTGAGGCCCTTACGGCTTGAGCTGGAGGGGTTCGGCCCCTACCGGGAGCGCCAGGCGGTGGACTTCTCCGACGTGGAGCTCTTCGCCATCACCGGGCCCACGGGGAGCGGGAAGAGCACCCTTTTGGACGCCATCGCCTTTGCCCTCTACGGCCAGGTGCCCCGGGTGGGGCGCCAGGTGGGCACCCTCAAGCACCCCGCCGCGGCCAAGGCCTGGGTGAGCCTCACCTTCCGGGTAGGGGAGCGGGTCTACCGGGTGGAGCGGTCCCGGAGCGAGAAGCGGGGGGACGCCCGGGTCTACCTGCTGGAGGGGGGGGAGCGGCTTCTGGACCTGCCCACCCTCGAGGCGGTCAACCGGGCCTTGGCCGACCTCGTGGGCCTGGACTACGAGGCCTTCACCCGGGCCCTCCTCCTCCCCCAGGGGGAGTTTGACCGCTTCCTCAAGGGGGAGCCGAAGGAAAGGCGCCAGCTCCTTCTGGAGCTCTTTGAGCTCTCCCGCCTGGAGCGGGCCAGGCAGAAGGCGGCGGAGAGGCGGGGCCTCCTCCTGGAGGAGAAGGGGAGGCTGGAGGGGGAGCTCAACGGGCTTTCCGCGGCCACCCCGGAGGCGCTTGAGGAGCTGGAGCGGGCGCTTGCCGCCTCCCGCGCGGAGGCCGCCCGCCTGGAGGAGGAGGCCAGGGGGGTGAGGAAGGCCCTGGCCGAGGCGGAGGCCCTGCTTGAGGACCTGAGGCGGCGCCAGGCTTTGGCGGCCCGCCTCGAGGCCTTAAAGGCCCGGGCGGAGGAGATGGCCCGGGTGGAGGAGCGGCTTTCCCGGGCGGAGGAGGCGGAGCGGGCCCTGCCCCTTTGGCGGGACTACCAAAAGAAGCGGGCCGCCCTCCAGGCCACGGAAAAGGCCCTGGAGGAGGCTGAGGGGAGGCTTCGGGCCCTGGAGGCGAGGCGCGAGGCCCTCGGCTTCTCTCCGGAGGCCCTGGAGCGAGCCCAGGCGGCCTACGCCGAGGCCCAGGACCTAAAGGCCTTCGAGGCCCTCCTCGCCCGGGCGCCCGCAGGGAAGGCCCCCGCCTCGGGTCCCGACCCCGCCACGGCCCAGGCGCGCCTGGAGGAGGTCCTGAAGGCCCTGGAGGCCCTCGGGGCGGAGCTTTTGCGCCTGAGGGCCTGGGCGGAGGCCTGGGAGGCCTTGAGGGCGAAGGAGGCCGCTTTGGCGGAGGTGGGGGAGGCCCTTGCCCGCCTGGAGGCGGAGGGAAAGGAGGCGCGGGAGGCCCGGGACGCCCTCGCCCTGAGGCTCAAGGAGGCGGAGGCCCACGCCCTCTCCCAGGCCCTGAAGGCCCTGGAGGCCGAGCGGAAGGCCCTGGAGAAGGCCCAGGAGGACCTGGACCGGAGGCGGGAGGCCCTCCTTCGGGAGGAGCGGAGGCTCGGCCTCCTCGCCTACCACGACCTCCTGGAGCCGGGCAAGCCCTGCCCCCTCTGCGGGGGGGTGGTCCACGCCCTCCCCCCCTTGCCCGAGGTCCCCGACCTCGCCGGGGCGCGGCGGGCCCTGGAGGAGGAGGCCCAGGCCCTCGCCCGGCGCCTCGCCCGCCTGGAGGCGGAGGCCGGGGACCTCGCCGCCCGCCTCCGGGCCCTCGAGGTGGAGCCCCGGCCCGGGGATCCCGAGGCGCTCAAAGGGGCCTTGGAGGCGGCCGAGGCCCGGCTTCAGGACCTCCGGGACCGGTACCAGGCCCTCCGGGGGGAGGCCCGGGCCCTGGAGCGGGAGGTGGCGGCCTTGCGGGCGCGGGAGGCCGAGGCCCGGGGCGGGGCCAGCCGGGAGGACCTGGCCTCGAGGCTGGAGGCGGCCGAGGCCCGGCGCCTTGCCCTGGAGGAGGAGGCGGGGAGGCTCGCCGCTGGGCTTCGCCGCCACCTGGAGGCCAAGACGGGGGGCCTGGGGGTGGGGCCTTACCTGAGGCGCCTGAAGGAGGAGGTGGAGCGGCTCAAGGGGCTTGCCGCCGAGGACGCCCGCCTTAGGGAGGAGGCGGGGGCCCTTAGGGCGGAGCTTTCCGCCTTGAGGGCCCGCAAGGAGGAGCAGGCCAAGGCCCTGGCCGAGGCGGAGGCGGCCACCCGGGGCCTCATGCCCGAGGCGGAGGCCCAAGGCCTCGCCCTCTCCCCGGGGGAGCGGGAGGCGCTTCGGGCGGAGCTCGAGGCCTTCCGCAAAGACCTCGCGGAGGCGGAGGCCGCCTGGAGAAGCCTTCCCCCCCTTTCTGGGCCCGCCCCCACCCTGGAGGAGGCCCAGGGGCGGGTGGAGGCCCTGAGGAAGGCGCTTGCCGAGCTGGAGGGCCGTCTGGAGGAGAAGCGCAAGGAGGAAGGGGCCCTGGAAGACCGGGTGGAAAGGCTCCGGAAGGACCTCGCCCGCCGCCGGGAGGTGGAGGGGGCGCTCGCCCGCCTCGTGGCCGAGCTCGCCCTTTGGGAGAAGCTCGCCCTGGACCTCCAGGCCCACAACTTCCCCGCCTACCTCCTCGGCCTCAAGCAGCGGAGCCTGGTGGAGCGGGCGAGCGAACTTCTCTACACCCTCTCCGGGGGGCGGTACCGCTTCGCGGCCCAAGGGGACGAGTACCTGGTGGTGGACCTCTGGGCCGAGGCCACCGCCCGCCAGGTCCGGACCCTCTCGGGCGGGGAGAGCTTCCTCGCGAGCCTTGCCCTGGCCCTCGCCCTCTCGGAGGAGCTTTCCCGGGGCAAGCTGGAGGCCCTCTTCCTGGACGAGGGCTTCGGCACCCTGGACCCCGAGGCCCTGGAGCTGGTGGCGGGCATCCTGGAAAGCCTCCCCACCCGGGGGCGGCTCGTGGGCGTGGTGACCCACGTGGAGGCTTTGGCCGAGCGCTTCCCCGCCCGGCTTAGGGTCCGGAAGCACCCTTGGGGAAGCCGGGTGGAGTGGGCGTAG
- a CDS encoding metallophosphoesterase family protein has product MRLLHTADWHLGKLLKGVDRTPEIAAALRDLLGLVRSERVDLVVVSGDLFDRPQVSAEAEACAVEFFMELKALGVPALVIAGNHDPKERLEALAPLLGLAGARVRGRLLFAEEGGVVEVGGVRAGLLPFVSERLLVRRLFQEDEVLHRTYAEALRRVLDNLKSPLLLGHFAVEGARPGGGEFVFHLVGSYAVPRASLPLEVRYLALGHVHRQQQVSEAPVAWYPGSLVQLDFGEGEGAERGALLVELPPSGPPRVHPIPGRWGKPLRTYRLRPEELDGRMGELERFPGYLRLVVEGRLSPQVKENLFRALPHLLAVEGAPLQAGEGRREEVQDLGFVEGYARYLEERGRKEEALLERFAEVLAEVEGEALTA; this is encoded by the coding sequence ATGCGCCTTCTCCACACCGCCGACTGGCACCTGGGCAAGCTCCTCAAGGGGGTGGACCGGACCCCGGAGATCGCCGCCGCCCTCCGGGACCTTCTGGGCCTGGTCCGGTCCGAGCGGGTGGACCTGGTGGTGGTCTCCGGGGACCTGTTTGACCGGCCCCAGGTTTCGGCGGAGGCCGAGGCTTGCGCGGTGGAGTTCTTCATGGAGCTCAAGGCCCTTGGGGTCCCGGCCCTGGTCATCGCCGGCAACCACGACCCCAAAGAGCGCCTCGAGGCCCTCGCCCCCCTTCTCGGGCTTGCGGGGGCCCGGGTCCGGGGCCGCCTCCTCTTCGCCGAGGAGGGAGGGGTGGTGGAGGTGGGCGGGGTGCGGGCGGGGCTTCTGCCCTTCGTTTCCGAGCGCCTCCTCGTCCGGCGCCTCTTCCAGGAGGACGAGGTCCTGCACCGCACCTACGCCGAGGCCCTGCGCCGGGTGCTGGACAACCTCAAAAGCCCTCTTCTCCTGGGCCACTTCGCCGTGGAGGGGGCGAGGCCCGGGGGAGGGGAGTTCGTCTTCCACCTGGTGGGAAGCTACGCCGTCCCCCGGGCGAGCCTGCCTTTGGAGGTCCGCTACCTCGCCCTGGGCCACGTCCACCGGCAACAGCAGGTGAGCGAGGCCCCCGTGGCCTGGTACCCGGGAAGCCTGGTGCAGCTGGACTTTGGCGAGGGGGAGGGGGCGGAGCGGGGGGCGCTCCTCGTGGAGCTTCCCCCCTCGGGGCCGCCCCGGGTCCACCCCATCCCGGGGCGGTGGGGGAAGCCCCTCAGGACCTACCGCCTGCGGCCCGAGGAGCTGGACGGGAGGATGGGCGAGTTGGAGCGCTTTCCCGGCTACCTGCGCCTGGTGGTGGAGGGGAGGCTTTCCCCCCAGGTCAAGGAGAACCTTTTCCGGGCCCTCCCCCACCTCCTCGCCGTGGAGGGCGCCCCGCTCCAGGCTGGGGAGGGGAGGCGGGAGGAGGTGCAGGACCTCGGCTTCGTGGAGGGCTACGCCCGCTACCTGGAGGAGCGGGGAAGGAAGGAGGAGGCCCTGCTGGAGCGCTTCGCTGAGGTGCTGGCGGAGGTGGAGGGTGAGGCCCTTACGGCTTGA
- a CDS encoding zinc uptake transcriptional regulator, giving the protein MERSTRQRRAIRRVLLETRRPLSPREILELARKQVPSLGLATVYRNLRALVEEGAVVPVALPGEPLRYEAAGAGHHHHFLCRGCGRAFELPGCRLEAHLDLPPGFSAEDHEVVVYGRCPDCA; this is encoded by the coding sequence ATGGAGCGGTCCACCCGCCAGCGCCGCGCCATCCGGAGGGTCCTCCTGGAGACCCGGCGCCCCCTCTCCCCTCGGGAGATCCTGGAGCTCGCCCGCAAGCAGGTCCCCTCCCTGGGCCTGGCCACGGTCTACCGCAACCTGCGGGCCCTGGTGGAGGAGGGCGCCGTGGTGCCCGTGGCCCTGCCGGGGGAGCCCCTGCGGTACGAGGCGGCAGGCGCCGGGCACCACCACCACTTCCTCTGCCGGGGGTGCGGCCGGGCCTTTGAGCTCCCAGGCTGCCGCCTCGAGGCCCACCTGGACCTTCCCCCCGGGTTTTCGGCCGAGGACCACGAGGTGGTGGTCTACGGGCGCTGCCCCGACTGCGCCTGA
- a CDS encoding DUF4258 domain-containing protein — protein sequence MPRLRRLEDLLPHIREGRYRLGPHAAKHMLQEGFREQDILSALLWGRELAIYPEDERMLVLGYMVFPPRLRLPLHVVLEYSTPRHVDIVTAFIPREPYRVYSRARLAALLRFDGALEEVRWTGPKHLYPPWD from the coding sequence ATGCCCAGGCTCCGCCGCTTGGAGGACCTTCTGCCCCACATCCGGGAGGGGCGCTACCGCCTGGGCCCCCACGCCGCCAAGCACATGCTCCAGGAGGGGTTCCGGGAGCAGGACATCCTCTCCGCCCTCCTCTGGGGGCGGGAGCTCGCCATCTACCCCGAGGACGAGCGGATGCTCGTTCTGGGGTACATGGTCTTTCCTCCCCGGTTGCGGCTGCCCCTGCACGTGGTCCTGGAGTACAGCACCCCGCGGCACGTGGACATCGTCACGGCCTTCATCCCCCGGGAGCCCTACCGGGTCTACTCCCGGGCCCGGCTCGCCGCTCTCCTGCGCTTTGACGGGGCCCTGGAAGAGGTGCGCTGGACCGGGCCCAAGCACCTCTACCCTCCCTGGGACTAA
- the hpf gene encoding ribosome hibernation-promoting factor, HPF/YfiA family, giving the protein MNIYKLIGRNLEITDAIRDYVEKKLARLDRYQDGELMAKVVLSLAGSPHVEKKARAEIQVDLPGGLVRVEEEDADLYAAIDRAVDRLETQVKRFRERRYVGKRHSYQGPPPPEVRDLEALRKPEEEEGPRIVRVKRFEMKPMDPEEAAFQMEALGHSFFVFRNAKTDEINVIYRRKDGNYGLIEPA; this is encoded by the coding sequence ATGAACATCTACAAGCTCATCGGGCGCAACCTGGAGATCACGGACGCCATCCGGGACTACGTGGAGAAGAAGCTCGCCCGCCTGGACCGCTACCAGGACGGGGAGCTCATGGCCAAGGTGGTCCTTTCCCTGGCGGGAAGCCCCCACGTGGAGAAGAAGGCCCGGGCGGAGATCCAGGTGGACCTCCCGGGCGGCCTCGTGCGCGTGGAGGAGGAGGACGCCGACCTCTACGCCGCCATAGACCGGGCGGTGGACCGCCTGGAAACCCAGGTGAAGCGCTTCAGGGAGCGGCGCTACGTGGGCAAGCGCCACTCCTACCAGGGCCCCCCGCCTCCCGAGGTGCGGGACCTCGAGGCCCTGCGCAAGCCCGAGGAAGAGGAAGGCCCCAGGATCGTCCGCGTCAAGCGCTTTGAGATGAAGCCCATGGACCCCGAGGAGGCCGCCTTCCAGATGGAGGCCCTGGGCCACAGCTTCTTCGTCTTCCGCAACGCCAAGACCGACGAGATCAACGTCATCTACCGGAGGAAGGACGGCAACTACGGCCTTATAGAGCCCGCCTGA
- the ftsE gene encoding cell division ATP-binding protein FtsE: MIAFHRVGLEYPRTKTKALYNVNLEIKKGEFVYVVGHSGAGKSTLLALILRRLVATQGAVYFAGQNLKHLRGDQVAYHRRRIGMVFQDHRLLSDMTVEENLAFVLQVQGVPRREWPERITTALRRVGLSHKKRAFPEELSVGEAQRVAIARALLLDPPVVLADEPTGNLDPANALAVLEILKQAHQRGATVVVATHSRELLEAYPARVVVLKAGQVVRDERPAEGGSIRVREGPPRGGKEEG, translated from the coding sequence ATGATCGCCTTCCACCGGGTGGGCCTGGAGTACCCCCGCACCAAGACCAAGGCCCTCTACAACGTGAACCTGGAGATCAAGAAGGGCGAGTTCGTCTACGTGGTGGGCCACTCGGGGGCGGGCAAGTCCACCCTCCTCGCCCTGATTCTGAGGCGGCTCGTGGCCACCCAGGGGGCCGTGTACTTCGCCGGCCAGAACCTGAAGCACCTCCGGGGCGACCAGGTGGCCTACCACCGCCGCAGGATCGGCATGGTCTTCCAGGACCACCGCCTCCTTTCCGACATGACCGTGGAGGAGAACCTGGCCTTCGTCCTCCAGGTCCAGGGGGTCCCCCGCAGGGAGTGGCCGGAGAGGATCACCACCGCCCTCCGCCGGGTGGGGCTCTCCCACAAGAAGCGGGCCTTTCCCGAGGAGCTTTCCGTGGGGGAGGCCCAGCGGGTGGCCATCGCCCGGGCCCTCCTCCTGGACCCGCCCGTGGTCCTCGCCGACGAGCCCACGGGCAACCTGGACCCGGCCAACGCCCTCGCCGTGCTGGAGATCCTGAAGCAGGCCCACCAGCGGGGGGCCACGGTGGTGGTGGCCACCCACAGCCGGGAGCTTCTGGAGGCCTACCCCGCCCGGGTCGTGGTCTTGAAGGCCGGCCAGGTGGTGCGGGACGAGCGTCCCGCGGAGGGTGGTAGCATAAGGGTACGGGAAGGCCCTCCCCGGGGCGGAAAGGAGGAAGGATGA
- a CDS encoding S41 family peptidase: protein MKRRAWFMVGLGALLALVYAQLPRPQAETFLQNPNGQALLEVYQRIQQDYLEPLSKEKLDKLLEGAIGGMVQALEDPFTSYSPPQRSTLRQEDLRGEFFGIGATLSAANPDGTGARIEGVMKGLPAQRAGLRAGDVILEVDGEDVTKLPLLDIVAKIRGREGTKVTLKVRREGVPAPLVFELVRERVEIISVSTAKVGDVGYVALETFANFKVEDQLKRAIEELKAQGVKKLIFDLRDNGGGLLDQGCAVASAFLKEGPIVYTRTKNLTRVWCEATGQTLWDGPMVVLVNGNSASASEIVAGALQDYGRAKVIGEKTFGKGVGQTPYTLANGGELTLVTFEWLTPKRRSINKEGITPDIVVKDTRFPTPFSLQGAGAPPGAEIAVTLNGKTVKVKADAEGKFSYAEPQRQRPLPEDRGQAVLDLENDAILKRALEELNR, encoded by the coding sequence ATGAAGCGACGCGCGTGGTTCATGGTAGGGCTCGGGGCGCTCCTCGCCCTGGTGTACGCCCAGCTTCCCCGGCCTCAGGCGGAGACCTTCCTGCAGAACCCCAACGGCCAGGCCCTCCTGGAGGTCTACCAGAGGATCCAACAGGACTACCTGGAGCCCCTCTCCAAGGAGAAGCTGGACAAGCTCCTGGAAGGGGCCATCGGCGGGATGGTCCAGGCCCTCGAGGACCCCTTCACCAGCTACTCCCCGCCCCAGCGCTCCACCCTGCGCCAAGAGGACCTAAGGGGCGAGTTCTTCGGCATCGGGGCCACCCTCTCGGCCGCGAACCCCGACGGCACGGGAGCGCGGATTGAGGGGGTCATGAAGGGGCTTCCCGCCCAGCGGGCGGGCCTCAGGGCCGGGGACGTGATTTTGGAGGTGGACGGGGAGGACGTGACCAAGCTCCCCCTCCTGGACATCGTGGCGAAGATCCGGGGGCGGGAGGGAACCAAGGTCACCCTGAAGGTGCGGCGGGAAGGCGTGCCCGCCCCCCTGGTCTTTGAGCTCGTGCGCGAGCGGGTGGAGATCATCTCCGTGTCCACCGCCAAGGTGGGGGACGTGGGCTACGTGGCCCTGGAAACCTTCGCCAACTTCAAGGTGGAGGACCAGCTGAAGCGGGCCATAGAAGAGCTCAAGGCCCAGGGCGTGAAGAAGCTGATCTTTGACCTGAGGGACAACGGCGGAGGGCTCCTGGACCAGGGGTGCGCCGTGGCCAGCGCCTTCCTCAAGGAGGGCCCCATCGTCTACACCCGCACCAAGAACCTCACCCGCGTCTGGTGCGAGGCCACGGGCCAAACCCTCTGGGACGGGCCCATGGTGGTCCTGGTGAACGGCAACTCCGCTTCGGCGAGCGAGATCGTGGCCGGGGCCCTCCAGGACTACGGCCGGGCCAAGGTCATCGGGGAGAAGACCTTCGGCAAGGGCGTGGGCCAGACCCCCTACACCCTGGCGAACGGCGGGGAGCTCACCCTGGTCACCTTTGAGTGGCTCACCCCCAAGCGCCGCTCCATCAACAAGGAGGGGATCACCCCGGACATCGTGGTGAAGGACACCCGCTTCCCCACGCCCTTCTCCCTGCAAGGGGCGGGGGCGCCGCCGGGGGCGGAGATCGCCGTGACCCTGAACGGCAAGACCGTCAAGGTGAAGGCGGACGCGGAAGGCAAGTTCTCCTACGCCGAGCCGCAGCGGCAGAGGCCTCTTCCCGAGGACCGGGGCCAGGCGGTTCTGGACCTGGAGAACGACGCCATCCTCAAGCGGGCCCTGGAGGAGCTAAACCGCTAG